The proteins below come from a single Alnus glutinosa chromosome 9, dhAlnGlut1.1, whole genome shotgun sequence genomic window:
- the LOC133878685 gene encoding uncharacterized protein LOC133878685 isoform X1 — MFFLSFSSSLVLLYSSLQIEEKTLCSSSSDSSGSSIGSINGVLGDGTMSVDWHVERKGFAVLDALKTSSEFSEVEFCSLDGGNKALVAQKRLQKPPKRYIEESLELKSRYCKGKSGAVRSCKHFCPKGSGATQLVCVDKSFKRSCIQVPFGRPIEEEHLKTNASSWDPGDCKDDRLPFPKELYGEPSSAGSQADISGDEFVTRINTQKGSSHRKHHIPWTPAEVMKLIEGVSQCGVGRWAKIKRQTFSSSSRRTSVDLKDKWQNLLRASCTELQSKRKVGLELVLLVVAF, encoded by the exons ATGTTCTTCTTGTCTTTTTCATCTTCGCTTGTTCTTCTTTATTCCTCCttacaaattgaagaaaaaactttGTGTTCATCTAGTAGCGACTCATCTGGAAGTTCCATTGGCTCCATCAATGGTGTCTTAGGTGATGGAACTATGTCTGTAGATTGGCATGTTGAAAGGAAGGGGTTTGCTGTCCTTGATGCTTTGAAGACCTCTTCCGAGTTTAGTGAAGTTGAATTCTGTTCCCTTGATGGAGGAAATAAAGCACTTGTTGCACAAAAGAGATTGCAAAAGCCTCCCAAAAGATACATTGAAGAGTCATTGGAGCTTAAATCAAGATATTGTAAGGGGAAAAGTGGAGCTGTCAGATCTTGCAAGCATTTTTGCCCAAAGGGATCTGGAGCTACACAATTGGTTTGCGTAGACAAATCTTTCAAAAGAAGTTGCATTCAAGTTCCATTTGGTCGTCCAATAGAGGAAGAGCACCTGAAGACAAATGCATCATCTTGG GACCCTGGGGATTGCAAGGATGATAGACTTCCATTTCCAAAAGAACTTTATGGAGAGCCTTCTTCAGCTGGGTCGCAAGCAGACATTTCTGGGGATGAGTTTGTTACAAGGATTAATACTCAAAAAGGCAGCAGTCATAGAAAGCATCATATACCATGGACTCCTGCTGAAGTGATGAAGTTAATTGAAGGTGTTTCTCAGTGTGGAGTTGGAAGGTGGGCAAAAATAAAGAGGCAAACATTTTCATCATCTTCACGTCGAACATCTGTGGATCTCAAG GACAAATGGCAAAATCTGTTACGGGCTAGCTGCACTGAATTGCAGAGCAAGAGAAAGGTTGGGTTGGAATTGGTTTTGTTAGTTGTTGCTTTTTGA
- the LOC133878685 gene encoding uncharacterized protein LOC133878685 isoform X2, with product MFFLSFSSSLVLLYSSLQIEEKTLCSSSSDSSGSSIGSINGVLGDGTMSVDWHVERKGFAVLDALKTSSEFSEVEFCSLDGGNKALVAQKRLQKPPKRYIEESLELKSRYCKGKSGAVRSCKHFCPKGSGATQLVCVDKSFKRSCIQVPFGRPIEEEHLKTNASSWDPGDCKDDRLPFPKELYGEPSSAGSQADISGDEFVTRINTQKGSSHRKHHIPWTPAEVMKLIEGVSQCGVGRWAKIKRQTFSSSSRRTSVDLKDKWQNLLRASCTELQSKRKVKQGQKQASH from the exons ATGTTCTTCTTGTCTTTTTCATCTTCGCTTGTTCTTCTTTATTCCTCCttacaaattgaagaaaaaactttGTGTTCATCTAGTAGCGACTCATCTGGAAGTTCCATTGGCTCCATCAATGGTGTCTTAGGTGATGGAACTATGTCTGTAGATTGGCATGTTGAAAGGAAGGGGTTTGCTGTCCTTGATGCTTTGAAGACCTCTTCCGAGTTTAGTGAAGTTGAATTCTGTTCCCTTGATGGAGGAAATAAAGCACTTGTTGCACAAAAGAGATTGCAAAAGCCTCCCAAAAGATACATTGAAGAGTCATTGGAGCTTAAATCAAGATATTGTAAGGGGAAAAGTGGAGCTGTCAGATCTTGCAAGCATTTTTGCCCAAAGGGATCTGGAGCTACACAATTGGTTTGCGTAGACAAATCTTTCAAAAGAAGTTGCATTCAAGTTCCATTTGGTCGTCCAATAGAGGAAGAGCACCTGAAGACAAATGCATCATCTTGG GACCCTGGGGATTGCAAGGATGATAGACTTCCATTTCCAAAAGAACTTTATGGAGAGCCTTCTTCAGCTGGGTCGCAAGCAGACATTTCTGGGGATGAGTTTGTTACAAGGATTAATACTCAAAAAGGCAGCAGTCATAGAAAGCATCATATACCATGGACTCCTGCTGAAGTGATGAAGTTAATTGAAGGTGTTTCTCAGTGTGGAGTTGGAAGGTGGGCAAAAATAAAGAGGCAAACATTTTCATCATCTTCACGTCGAACATCTGTGGATCTCAAG GACAAATGGCAAAATCTGTTACGGGCTAGCTGCACTGAATTGCAGAGCAAGAGAAAG GTCAAGCAAGGGCAAAAGCAAGCATCACACTGA